The following proteins come from a genomic window of Thermococcus celericrescens:
- a CDS encoding 50S ribosomal protein L15e, with protein sequence MSMYKYIREAWKSPKKSYVGDLLKVRMIKWRREPVVVRAERPTRLDRARSLGYQAKQGYVIVRVRVRKGGRKRPRWKGGRKPSKMGQVKYSPKKSLQWIAEEKAARKFPNLEVLNSYWVGEDGMYRWFEVIMVDPHHPVIKSDPKIAWIAGKAHKGRVFRGLTSAGKRSRGLLNRGKGAEKVRPSIRAHQGRGK encoded by the coding sequence ATGAGCATGTACAAGTACATTAGGGAAGCCTGGAAGAGCCCGAAGAAGAGCTACGTTGGGGACCTTCTCAAGGTTAGGATGATCAAGTGGAGGAGGGAGCCAGTCGTCGTCCGCGCCGAGAGGCCGACCAGGCTCGACCGCGCCCGCTCGCTCGGCTATCAGGCCAAGCAGGGCTACGTTATCGTTCGCGTCCGCGTCAGGAAGGGCGGAAGGAAGAGGCCCAGGTGGAAGGGCGGAAGGAAGCCGAGCAAGATGGGTCAGGTCAAGTACAGCCCGAAGAAGAGCCTCCAGTGGATCGCCGAGGAGAAGGCCGCTCGCAAGTTCCCGAACCTCGAGGTTCTCAACAGCTACTGGGTTGGCGAGGACGGAATGTACAGGTGGTTTGAGGTCATAATGGTCGACCCGCACCACCCGGTCATCAAGAGCGATCCGAAGATAGCGTGGATAGCCGGCAAGGCCCACAAGGGCAGGGTCTTCCGCGGTCTGACCAGCGCTGGTAAGAGAAGCCGCGGCCTACTCAACAGGGGTAAGGGCGCTGAGAAGGTCAGGCCCAGCATAAGGGCCCACCAGGGTAGGGGTAAGTGA